GCGAATCGAGCGAAGCCGGTAGCCGAGAACGAAGAGCTCGAGGGGAAAGAGCCCCCTTCCCGCAAGCTGGGTGAACTGCATGAAGAATTTCGGGATCGGCCAGGCGAATACCGCGGCCGCGATGCCGGCGATCGAGGCATAGATCGCGGGCATGCGGAGCGGTTCGACGGCGTTGGCCCTGCCGCCGTGGAGGACAAGCCCGATTGTGAACAGGATGAACACGTTGGGGATAGAGAGCAGCACGACCTGGGCCAGGCCTTCTTCTCCGAATGCGAGCAGGGCCAGCGGATAGGGAAGCGAGACCGAGTTCATGATCATGATCGAGGGGGTGAAAATTCGCTGCTGGATGCCGAAAGCGATTTTGATGAGCCAGGCGATGGCCCCGGGGATCAGATGAATGGCGAGGGAGAAAAGGACGGCGCGGAGCAGATTCGCCACGTCAATGTTCTGGCGTGCCAGTGAATCGAACATCAGGGCCGGAGCGAGAAGGAAGATGATGATCTCCATGAAAATCTTGGGGTCGATCGTTCGCTTCTTCCCGTAGAAATATCCCGCGAAGAGGATGGCCATGACGGGGAACACGACTTGAAGGATGCGGGAGAGAATTTCCATCTCGATTTGCTGGCCTCTCGGCGAAACGGCCCGGCAGCCGGACCCACTAAGACGTCCCGGGCGAAAAGAGGGCGAGTATATCCATGGCCGCAGAGAGAGACAAGGGAAGGGCGTTGCGGGTGAAGCGGGGGCCGGGATAGGCTGGCGTTTTCATATCGCGCACTCGCCAAAGGGAGACGAGAAATGCCGGAGATCGACCATATTGGCTATGCCGTTCGAAACGTGGATGAGAAGAAGGATTTGATGGAGAACCTCTTTGGCTTCCGCTTTCAGGAGCGGCTGGAGAAAGATCGCCCGGGCAACCACGCCCGGCTGGATTTCTATGAAACGCCCGGCGGGGTGATGGAACTGGTCGAAAACAGCTCGCCCGAATCCCCCATCAACAAATTCATTGACGAGCGGGGGGAAGGCCTCCACCATA
The DNA window shown above is from bacterium and carries:
- a CDS encoding AEC family transporter encodes the protein MEILSRILQVVFPVMAILFAGYFYGKKRTIDPKIFMEIIIFLLAPALMFDSLARQNIDVANLLRAVLFSLAIHLIPGAIAWLIKIAFGIQQRIFTPSIMIMNSVSLPYPLALLAFGEEGLAQVVLLSIPNVFILFTIGLVLHGGRANAVEPLRMPAIYASIAGIAAAVFAWPIPKFFMQFTQLAGRGLFPLELFVLGYRLRSIRRTDFKFSVMVSILRFVLGFATAWALSAIFQLEGIFRAALFLMSTSPAANFNYVFAERYGNEGPLAASVVFTGTAFSMLTTPLVLLYLELI
- a CDS encoding VOC family protein, producing MPEIDHIGYAVRNVDEKKDLMENLFGFRFQERLEKDRPGNHARLDFYETPGGVMELVENSSPESPINKFIDERGEGLHHICFRVDDLPATMAEWEAKGVKFLMKPPIAGSKNAAITFTVPATTGGITIELLQRLPEGEVPDWVAK